The following coding sequences are from one Delphinus delphis chromosome 19, mDelDel1.2, whole genome shotgun sequence window:
- the CHD3 gene encoding chromodomain-helicase-DNA-binding protein 3 isoform X5 → MASPLRDEEEEEEEMVVSEEEEEEEEEGDEEEEEVEAADEDYEEDDDEGVLGRGPGHDRGRDRHSPPGCHLFPPPPPPPLPPPPPPPPPPPDKDDIRLLPSALGVKKRKRGPKKQKENKPGKARKRKKLDSEEEFGSERDEYREKSESGGSEYGTGPGRKRRRKHREKKEKKTKRRKKGEGDGGQKQVEQKSSATLLLTWGLEDVEHVFSEEDYHTLTNYKAFSQFMRPLIAKKNPKIPMSKMMTILGAKWREFSANNPFKGSAAAVAAAAAAAAAAVAEQVSAAVSSATPIAPSGPPALPPPPAADIQPPPIRRAKTKEGKGPGHKRRSKSPRVPDGRKKLRGKKMAPLKIKLGLLGGKRKKGGSYVFQSDEGPEPEAEESDLDSGSVHSASGRPDGPVRTKKLKRGRPGRKKKKVLGCPAVAGEEEVDGYETDHQDYCEVCQQGGEIILCDTCPRAYHLVCLDPELDRAPEGKWSCPHCEKEGVQWEAKEEEEDYEEEGEEEGEKEEEDDHMEYCRVCKDGGELLCCDACISSYHIHCLNPPLPDIPNGEWLCPRCTCPVLKGRVQKILHWRWGEPPVAVPAPQQADGNPDAPPARPLQGRSEREFFVKWVGLSYWHCSWAKELQLEIFHLVMYRNYQRKNDMDEPPPLDYGSGEDDGKSDKRKVKDPHYAEMEEKYYRFGIKPEWMTVHRIINHSVDKKGNYHYLVKWRDLPYDQSTWEEDEMNIPEYEDHKQSYWRHRELIMGEDPAQPRKYKKKKKELQGDGPPSSPTNDPTVKYETQPRFITATGGTLHMYQLEGLNWLRFSWAQGTDTILADEMGLGKTIQTIVFLYSLYKEGHTKGPFLVSAPLSTIINWEREFQMWAPKFYVVTYTGDKDSRAIIRENEFSFEDNAIKGGKKAFKMKREAQVKFHVLLTSYELITIDQAALGSIRWACLVVDEAHRLKNNQSKFFRVLNGYKIDHKLLLTGTPLQNNLEELFHLLNFLTPERFNNLEGFLEEFADISKEDQIKKLHDLLGPHMLRRLKADVFKNMPAKTELIVRVELSPMQKKYYKYILTRNFEALNSRGGGNQVSLLNIMMDLKKCCNHPYLFPVAAMESPKLPSGAYEGGALIKASGKLMLLQKMLRKLKEQGHRVLIFSQMTKMLDLLEDFLDYEGYKYERIDGGITGALRQEAIDRFNAPGAQQFCFLLSTRAGGLGINLATADTVIIFDSDWNPHNDIQAFSRAHRIGQANKVMIYRFVTRASVEERITQVAKRKMMLTHLVVRPGLGSKAGSMSKQELDDILKFGTEELFKDENEGENKEEDSSVIHYDNEAIARLLDRNQDATEDTDVQNMNEYLSSFKVAQYVVREEDKIEEIEREIIKQEENVDPDYWEKLLRHHYEQQQEDLARNLGKGKRVRKQVNYNDAAQEDQDNQSEYSVGSEEEDEDFDERPEGRRQSKRQLRNEKDKPLPPLLARVGGNIEVLGFNTRQRKAFLNAVMRWGMPPQDAFTTQWLVRDLRGKTEKEFKAYVSLFMRHLCEPGADGSETFADGVPREGLSRQQVLTRIGVMSLVKKKVQEFEHINGRWSMPELMPDPSADSKRSSRASSPTKTSPTTPEASAANSPCTSKPATPAPSEKGDGVRTPLEKDEAENQEEKPEKNSKIGEKMETEADTPSPAPSLGERLEPRKIPLEDEVPGVPGEMEPEPGYRGDREKSATESTPGERGEEKPMDGQEHRERPEGETGDLGKRAEDVKGDRELRPGPPRDEPRSNGRREEKAEKPRFMFNIADGGFTELHTLWQNEERAAVSSGKLNEIWHRRHDYWLLAGIVLHGYARWQDIQNDAQFAIINEPFKTEANKGNFLEMKNKFLARRFKLLEQALVIEEQLRRAAYLNLSQEPAHPAMALHARFAEAECLAESHQHLSKESLAGNKPANAVLHKVLNQLEELLSDMKADVTRLPATLSRIPPIAARLQMSERSILSRLASKGTEPHPTPAFPPGPYATPPGYGAAFSAAPVGALAAAGANYSQMPAGSFITAATNGPPVLVKKEKEMVGALVSDGLDRKEPRAGEVICIDD, encoded by the exons ATAAGGATGACATTCGGCTGCTGCCTTCAGCACTGGgtgtgaagaagagaaaaagaggaccCAAGAAGCAGAAGGAGAACAAGCCAGGAAAAGCCCGAAAACGCAAGAAGCTT GACAGCGAGGAGGAATTTGGCTCTGAGCGAGATGAGTACCGGGAGAAGTCAGAGAGTGGGGGCAGTGAATATGGAACTGGACCAGGTCGGAAACGGAGACggaagcacagagaaaaaaaggagaagaagacgAAGCGGCGGAAAaaaggggagggagatggggggcaAAAG CAGGTGGAACAGAAGTCATCGGCAACTCTGCTTCTGACTTGGGGCCTGGAGGACGTGGAACATGTGTTCTCTGAGGAGGATTACCACACACTCACCAACTACAAAGCCTTTAGCCAGTTCATGAG GCCCCTGATTGCTAAGAAGAATCCTAAGATCCCAATGTCTAAGATGATGACCATCCTTGGGGCCAAGTGGAGAGAGTTCAGCGCCAACAACCCCTTCAAGGGGTCGGCAGCTGCTGtggcggcagcggcggcagcggcggccgcAGCTGTAGCTGAGCAGGTGTCAGCAGCTGTCTCATCGGCCACCCCCATAGCACCTTCCGGACCCCCTGCCCTTCCACCACCCCCTGCTGCTGAtatccagcccccacccatccgaAGAGCCAAAACCAAAGAGGGCAAAG GTCCAGGCCACAAGAGGCGGAGTAAGAGTCCCCGAGTGCCTGATGGACGCAAGAAGCTTCGGGGAAAGAAGATGGCCCCACTCAAAATCAAACTAGGGCTGCTGGGCggcaagaggaagaagggaggctCG TATGTTTTCCAGAGTGACGAGGGCCCTGAACCAGAGGCTGAGGAGTCAGACCTGGACAGTGGCAGTGTCCACAGTGCCTCAGGCCGCCCTGATGGCCCTGTCCGCACCAAGAAACTGAAGAGAGGCCGgccaggaaggaagaagaagaagg TCCTGGGCTGTCCTGCAGTGGCCGGGGAGGAGGAGGTTGATGGCTACGAGACGGATCACCAGGATTACTGTGAGGTGTGCCAGCAGGGTGGGGAAATTATTCTGTGTGACACCTGCCCTCGTGCCTACCACCTCGTCTGCCTCGATCCTGAGCTTGACCGGGCTCCTGAGGGCAAATGGAGCTGCCCCCACTGT GAGAAGGAGGGGGTACAGTGGGAggccaaggaggaggaggaagactatgaagaggagggggaagaggagggggagaaggaggaagaggacgaCCACATGGAGTACTGCCGTGTGTGCAAGGATGGCGGGGAGCTCCTGTGCTGTGACGCCTGCATCTCCTCCTACCACATTCACTGCCTGAACCCCCCGCTGCCTGACATCCCCAACGGCGAGTGGCTGTGTCCCCGATGCACA TGTCCCGTGCTGAAAGGCCGTGTGCAGAAGATCCTACACTGGCGGTGGGGGGAGCCCCCTGTGGCAGTGCCGGCCCCCCAACAGGCAGACGGGAATCCAGATGCCCCGCCCGCGCGTCCTCTTCAAGGCAGATCGGAGAGAGAGTTCTTTGTCAAGTGGGTAGGACTGTCCTACTGGCACTGCTCCTGGGCCAAGGAGCTTCAG CTGGAAATTTTCCACTTGGTAATGTACCGAAACTATCAACGGAAGAATGACATGGACGAGCCCCCACCCCTCGACTACGGCTCTGGTGAGGATGATGGGAAGAGTGACAAACGCAAGGTGAAGGACCCGCACTATGCCGAGATGGAGGAGAAGTACTATCGTTTCGGCATCAAGCCAGAGTGGATGACCGTCCACCGGATCATCAACCACAG TGTGGATAAGAAGGGAAATTACCACTATCTAGTGAAATGGAGGGACTTGCCATATGACCAGTCCACGTGGGAGGAAGATGAAATGAACATCCCTGAATATGAAGACCATAAACAAAGCTACTGGAGACACCG AGAACTAATTATGGGGGAGGACCCCGCCCAGCCCCGCAagtataagaagaagaagaaggagctgCAGGGTGATGGGCCTCCCAGCTCTCCTACTAATGAT CCGACAGTGAAATACGAGACTCAGCCACGGTTCATCACAGCCACTGGAGGCACGCTGCACATGTATCAGCTGGAGGGGTTGAACTGGCTACGCTTCTCGTGGGCCCAGGGCACTGACACCATTCTGGCTGATGAGATGGGACTGGGCAAGACCATACAAACCATCGTCTTCCTCTACTCACTGTATAAGGAG GGCCACACAAAGGGTCCCTTCCTGGTGAGCGCCCCGCTCTCCACCATCATTAACTGGGAGCGGGAGTTCCAGATGTGGGCACCCAAGTTCTATGTGGTGACGTACACGGGTGACAAGGACAGCCGAGCCATCATTCGTGAGAATGAGTTTTCCTTTGAAGACAACGCCATCAAAGGTGGCAAGAAAGCTTTTAAGATGAAG AGGGAGGCGCAGGTGAAGTTCCATGTTCTCCTGACATCATATGAGCTGATCACCATTGATCAGGCAGCTCTTGGCTCCATCCGCTGGGCCTGTCTCGTGGTGGATGAGGCCCATCGGCTCAAGAACAACCAGTCCAAG tttttcagGGTCCTCAATGGCTACAAGATAGATCATAAGTTGCTGCTGACAGGGACTCCACTGCAGAATAACCTGGAGGAGCTCTTCCATCTGCTGAACTTCCTCACCCCAGAGAGGTTTAA CAatctggaaggcttcctggaggagtttGCCGACATATCCAAAGAAGACCAGATTAAGAAACTTCATGACTTGCTGGGGCCACATATGCTGAGGAGGCTCAAGGCTGATGTCTTTAAGAATATGCCGGCCAAGACAGAGCTCATCGTCCGCGTGGAGCTGAGCCCCATGCAGAA GAAATACTACAAGTATATCCTGACCCGAAATTTTGAGGCCTTGAACTCACGAGGAGGTGGGAACCAAGTGTCATTGCTTAACATCATGATGGATCTTAAGAAGTGCTGCAACCATCCGTATCTCTTTCCTGTGGCTGCTATG GAGTCCCCCAAACTTCCCAGTGGGGCATATGAGGGTGGGGCACTTATTAAGGCATCTGGGAAGCTCATGCTGTTGCAGAAGATGCTGCGGAAGCTGAAGGAGCAAGGACACAGAGTGCTCATCTTCTCGCAG ATGACCAAAATGTTAGACTTGCTAGAGGACTTCTTAGACTACGAAGGCTACAAGTATGAGCGCATTGACGGCGGCATCACTGGtgccctgaggcaggaggccATCGATCGCTTCAATG CTCCTGGGGCCCAACAATTCTGCTTCCTCCTGTCCACCCGGGCTGGAGGGCTGGGCATCAATCTGGCCACTGCCGACACTGTCATCATCTTTGATTCAGACTGGAACCCCCATAATGATATCCAG GCCTTCAGCCGTGCTCATCGGATCGGCCAGGCCAACAAAGTGATGATCTACCGGTTTGTGACTCGCGCATCAGTGGAAGAGCGAATCACACAGGTGGCCAAGAGAAAGATGATGCTGACGCATCTGGTGGTGCGGCCCGGGCTGGGCTCCAAGGCGGGCTCCATGTCCAAGCAGGAGCTGGATGACATCCTCAAATTTGGCACCGAGGAGCTATTTAAGGATGAAAATGAGG GGGAGAACAAGGAGGAGGACAGCAGTGTGATTCACTATGACAACGAGGCCATCGCTCGGCTCCTGGACCGGAACCAGGATGCAACTGAGGACACTGACGTGCAGAACATGAATGAGTATCTCAGCTCCTTCAAGGTGGCCCAGTACGTGGTGAGGGAAGAAGACAAG ATTGAGGAAATTGAACGCGAGATCATCAAGCAGGAGGAGAACGTGGATCCCGACTACTGGGAGAAGCTGCTGAGACACCACTACGAGCAGCAGCAGGAAGACCTGGCCCGCAACCTCGGCAAAGGCAAGAGGGTCCGCAAGCAGGTTAACTACAACGATGCTGCTCAGGAGGACCAAG ATAACCAGTCAGAGTACTCAGTGGGATcagaggaggaggatgaagacTTTGATGAGCGTCCTGAAG GGCGTCGACAGTCCAAGAGGCAGCTCCGGAACGAAAAGGATAAGCCACTGCCTCCACTGCTGGCTCGAGTTGGGGGCAACATTGAG GTGTTGGGATTCAACACCCGTCAGCGGAAGGCCTTCCTCAATGCTGTGATGCGCTGGGGCATGCCACCACAGGACGCCTTCACCACCCAGTGGCTGGTGCGGGACCTCAGGGGCAAGACTGAAAAAGAGTTCAA GGCCTATGTGTCTTTGTTCATGCGCCATCTCTGTGAGCCCGGGGCAGACGGCTCTGAAACCTTTGCTGACGGGGTCCCTCGGGAGGGACTGAGTCGCCAGCAAGTGTTGACCCGCATTGGAGTCATGTCTCTCGTCAAGAAGAAG GTTCAGGAGTTTGAGCACATCAATGGGCGCTGGTCTATGCCGGAGCTGATGCCCGACCCCAGTGCTGACTCCAAGCGTTCCTCCAGAGCCTCCTCTCCTACCAAAACGTCTCCCACCACTCCTGAGGCTTCTGCTGCAAACAGTCCCTGCACCTCAAAACCTG CTACTCCAGCTCCCAGTGAGAAAGGAGATGGCGTAAGGACACCTCTGGAGAAGGATGAAGCAGAAAACCAGGAGGAGAAGCCAGAGAAGAATAGCAAAATTGGGGAGAAGATGGAAACAGAG GCTGatacccccagcccagccccatcaCTTGGGGAGCGGCTGGAGCCAAGGAAGATTCCTCTAGAGGATGAGGTGCCAGGGGTACCTGGAGAGATGGAGCCTGAACCTGGGTACCGTGGGGACAGAGAGAAGTCAG CCACGGAGTCGACGCCaggagagaggggggaggagaagccGATGGATGGACAGGAACACAGGGAGAGGCCGGAGGGGGAGACGGGGGATTTGGGCAAGAGAG CAGAAGATGTAAAAGGGGACCGGGAGCTTCGACCTGGGCCTCCTCGAGACGAGCCGCGGTCCAACGGGCGACGtgaggagaaggcagagaagcCGCGGTTCATGTTCAATATTGCAGAcggtggcttcacag AGCTCCACACGCTGTGGCAGAATGAGGAACGGGCAGCTGTTTCCTCGGGGAAACTCAATGAGATCTGGCACCGAAGACATGACTATTGGCTTCTGGCTGGGATTGTCCT CCATGGCTACGCACGGTGGCAGGACATCCAGAATGATGCTCAGTTTGCCATTATCAACGAGCCATTTAAAACTGAAGCCAATAAGGGGAACTTTCTGGAGATGAAAAATAAGTTCCTGGCGCGGAGATTCAAG CTCCTGGAGCAGGCGCTGGTGAttgaggagcagctgcggcgggCGGCCTACCTGAACCTATCACAGGAGCCGGCGCACCCCGCCATGGCCCTCCACGCCCGCTTCGCCGAGGCCGAGTGCCTGGCCGAGAGCCACCAGCACCTCTCCAAGGAGTCGTTGGCGGGGAACAAGCCGGCCAACGCCGTGCTGCACAAGG TTCTGAACCAGCTGGAGGAGTTGCTGAGCGACATGAAGGCGGACGTGACCCGCCTGCCAGCCACGCTGTCCCGAATACCCCCCATCGCAGCCCGCCTTCAGATGTCCGAGCGCAGCATCCTCAGCCGGCTGGCCAGCAAGGGCACGGAGCCTCACCCCACACCG GCCTTCCCCCCGGGTCCGTACGCTACACCTCCGGGGTACGGGGCGGCCTTCAGCGCCGCACCCGTAGGGGCCCTGGCCGCCGCAGGCGCCAATTACAGCCAGATGCCTGCAGGGTCCTTCATCACAG CCGCCACCAACGGCCCTCCAGTGCTggtgaagaaggagaaggaaatggtGGGGGCATTGGTGTCAGACGGGCTGGATCGGAAGGAGCCCCGAGCCGGGGAGGTGATCTGTATAGACGACTGA